TGCTCGTGATGTGTCTTCACATTCTGGTTGTCCACATAGACATCGTAGAGATCCCGTTTCTCCTCAAAGATCTTTTCTGTTGTACCTGCCAAAATCAGAGAAGATTTTTCAGAACAGCATGTTGCTTTCCCTGAAGACCAACTGTTCTCTCCTGCCTTTGCAGACAGTCATTCCATGCACATCTTATCTTCAGTTTTAACTCACAGTCCGGTGTCTCAAGACATTTTCCAGCCTGAAGTTAAAAAAGTTCTGCCTAACCCATCATACTTACAGGCCACATACGATACTTCTGTCTCCAGCATTTCTATGTCTGCCACATTCACATAGAAGAACGGTTTGGACTCCGGGACAGTTCCTCCAAGACCAGGTAGAGAAACGTTGGCAAGGCAACAGCAGCAATACACTGCAGACAAGAGGAGGATGTGCTGAGATGCTTTCAGTAGTCTCTGCAAGGGCATTACGAACCCGCTTACCCAGTTCTCCCACACGCTCCTATGTAAACAATGGTTAAGGCTTTGAAATACTTCTGAACACCAGAACTCCTCAAGTGGGAACATCTTATCTTGGATAGGAAATAATCAGCTCTCCCACAGGAATTGCGTGTTCTAGATCCCACAGATGCATTCAGCAgtcttattttcctgtgtttgatAGCCCCAGGTACGTCTTTACCCAAAAGgcctgaagaaaagcattttgtaagAAATAGGTAAATGAAGGCCAAACTGTATCTCCACAAGGAATGGTTGTGATGGATTTTTAAGACCTGCATGATGTCTGTACCCTCAATACCCACAGgcatttctgcagttcttcagcCTACTATGTAAGAGCTCTGTGATGTCCCTGGAAACGTACCTCTGTAGCAGACAACTCCAACTGGGGGCGGTGAAAATATCAATATGCGCTTGCGCAGCAGGGCAAACTTCCAGAGGACAAGAATCTGCTCACCAAAGAATTTGATGAACTGAGACATACAGCCAGCAGGGTGTGTGATCTGCAggtggagggaaagggaagaaaacagctcaGAGGTGAAACAGGGACACATGCACAGATGTCTAAGTCTGAATGTGGGAGCAAGACCAGCACACGGCAACGAGAGAACGGCAGCTTCAAACAGCCCAAGTAACAAAATCTCATCTAAAGCAGCCTACAAAGTGCTGGGGTGACTGCTTATGTAAAGAAGTATGAGACACCggtaaaaagcagcagcacactgtGCATTCCTGCAAGCCTCAGAGGCCCTGCCTCACCTTCATCTCGGGGTACATGTATCTGTGGATGGACGGCAGCCAGTGGACAGGCTGCTGGGATGTGGCAGTGCCCTTGCCATCAGGGAGAACTCCTTTCTTGTCATCATAGAATGCCTCTAGATGGGAGTAGTGCCCTGGCATCTCCAGCTGGtgtctggaaaagaaaggaaaaagatttgtAGCATCTCCAGACTCTACTTATTTAGTGCCTTGCCCCCATGTAGCATCTGCTTTCCTACGTAGCAAAGGAGCCCCGGGTGCCTCAGCTGCACAGACTTACCTAGGAGGGCAGCCTGAGGATCAGGGGTAACACCAACTTTCAGCGCAGTCAAAGAACATGGGCATGAAGCAGACAGTGAGCTGATTTACACATAGGACTGATCCTGTTTCAAAGTACATTCAGGTAGGAGCAGCTTTCCTTCTACCAGAACCATTTTCCTGGCCAGGCCCACTCAATGCAGCTGAGGCATCCACCTGACCAGGATCACCATGACAGGCTTTTTTGTGAGCCCttagaaaaatagctttcaaaaggagagagaaacttGTTGTCCTCTCAACAAGAGGATGCTAACTTCTTGTGCTCTCCCCTGACagttttttccccactgtgcTTCAAAGTAAGTAGGGTTTGGATAGCGTTCCACTAGGCTGTTAGCAACAAacaggctgctgctgaatgggttccttttctccttccccattgTGAATTGTAACCCTCTCTCTGGTGAGCCTGTCATTTGAGTTATAACTTGACATTCTCCCCAAGTCCTCACTCCCATCTAAAACCACCCTCCATCGGGGCAATGTTACCTTTCCCGGTGGGGAGTGGCCAGTCCCATACCCAAGGGAACTTACCTGACCTGATTCTCCAGGAAGTGCATGTACCTATAGAGCAGGGTATAAGAAGGGGACAGAATCCCCACGGACTTCATGCGGGCACCACGCTCTAACTCGCTCTCCACGGGCATGTTGGCAAAGCAGGCCAGGCCAAAACAGAGCCCTTTCCGGAAATAACTGGGGACAAACATTTGACAGAAGAGTTAATGTTAAAAGCTGGGAATGAACAACAGGTATCTATCTATGTGATCACCAAAAATACTGATTTGGGAACACAGTTCCTTCTTTAAGGAACCCCCTGAAATCCCACCTTGCTATCTGAAAGGTTAAGGGCTGGCCTTTGGTGTCTCAGCCTTCTCAGGAACAGGACAGGACGTTTAAGGCAGGAGTTCCCAGAGCCTCTGCCACTAAAGCCCCTAGCAGCCACGTCTCAGCATGGCAGCCAGTAAGGAAAGAACTCAGAAAGCCACTTGAGGATGCAGGACCCAATCAACACAGTGGTGttcttttaaggaagaaaagcctGCAGTGCATGGAGCTGTGAGTATAGACCGGCTACCTAGTCATATTTTGGGTGCCTGCATGCGGAAGCATGCTCTAGCTGAGCGCAAGGTTGAGTCTGTGTGTCTTTGAGAAAGTAACTGTTATTCCTGACCAAAAGCAATGGTGTAAGTGCAACTCATTGCAAAACCTTGCTGCATTGCAGCACTGGGCTAGTAAAAGCACGAGAATGGAGAACTAGCCATAAGTCTTTCCgctgaaggaggagaagaaagtaaGTGAGGACCATTTACCACAACATTTAAAGGATCCAAAAGCACTGACAGAATTAAGAACCACATCATTTCTAAGTTCTTTTTCTGCAAGATCCTTCCGATTTCAGTTCTGCCATTCTCTTGCCTTCACAGCAGGTCTCTGCTGACTGTCTGGAAGGTTGCAATGCAGTACGATTTGCCCAATAAGCATTAAAATTTGCACATCACTGGGAAGCTGGCCTTCCCCATTCACTGGCTGACCTCCACAGCTCAAAGCTGTCACGCAGCAGATGCCACATAGCTCGCTGCACTTCGTACCTTGTTGAGTGAATCTGATCAGTATCTTCTGCTTAGCTAGATACGGGTTAGCAGTACGGCAGTGCAGGGACTTAACTTCATAGGTGGTATTTTCCTTGCATGTCCTGAATCAAGGGATGGTGGTGTAGATGCACAGctcagagaagcagcagtatAGCTCAGATATACTCACATGAAATCTGACTGGATTTTGTGGGACCCGCTTGCCATGGATTTGAATTCCACGCCTTCCAAATCGATATCTTGAGGTAAACACCATTCCACCATGTTGCCTGCAAATAAGCAAATTTATTTGAGTGAACGTGGATGCAGTGCTCATTAGCAAAGGGTCAACACCAGCAACAGCAAGTTGCTGCCTTTACACCACTGGGTTGCCAGTATCACTGAACCAACACAGCTCCTGAGCTCCTTAACTGTTTTGGACAGAGGCAGTGATACTGTACTCAACACCTCTCTTGCAAATGTTACTTGTTGCAGCACTACACCAAGATGTTGCAAAACTTTCCCAGTTGTTTTGGAACCTAGTGGTACTTTATGGGTTTATTCTTTATACACTTTATCACAGAGCAGCTACCATTCTGCCCCACGGGGCACTTGGACAGTGTAGCACTAATACTGCTCCCTTCAGGCTGCCTACACCAGTATTTGATACAGACAGAACCCTAAGTATGGCCTGCTGCTCTTTAGGGTGAGCTTATGTGATAGATCAGCATCAATATCTCCCTTTGGCTATGCATTATAGGACCAGTCAAACAGTAACCCCTAAGCCAGCATCCTGATCGTCACTACTCCCTAGaatttctctctattttttttttggaagggtaGGAGGAGTTAGCTAAAGCTTAATTTGGAGGCCGGGGAGTTCCAAGCACTGCAACATGTTTGTGCATGCTAGAATAACCACACAAAAAGCACATGAATTACAAACTAGATCAAAATTAGCAAACACCTGTCACCTGACAGCCCAGCCTGAAAGCATGCAGTTGTTCAACAGAAAAGGCCACGTGAGGAGCCTGATAGAGCAGTCACAGAAAGTCCCTAGAGCTGACAAAGTCCTGCCTTGCCACTGGAAAGTTTACCACGGATGAAAATGGGCACTTCTCAGGCTCTTCCATACAATTCAGAGTCTAACCTGCTCATCTGGACACAACTGCTGCAGTGACGTGCTCTAGGCTCAGCCGCTGGTATTTGAAAtagtgttttcatttcaatgaatttgaaataatgcaacttacttttaaaaccaaatggaaaaaaaaaagttctttggTATAATGCAATGGAAGATGCAGCACAAAGATGCTTTCAACTGCCCCcgtccttcctcctgcctttaGGGATAAGCGTCGCAGCCGCGCTTGCATGGACACAGCATGTACGTTTGCAAGGGCCCTACGCTTAGCCCAGACTTTTAGAAATAGGTGCCTCATGTTTAAATAGCTCTATTTCTGAGGCCTGCCTCTTGTGTTATTACTCATCCTGCATAAGTATATGCATGCAAACTCGCACAGGAATTGGGTTTAGCTGCTGACATTTAAACGggctatttttcttctcacacAGATATTGTATTCAGCAgacctcccccagccctgcctggcaaggacttcaaaatacagcagcatAAGTGTGGCAACCAGAGAGAGTTTGCATCCAGCTAAGAGCTCCCAGTCCCCGAGCACACCTCTCCCACGGCGCCGTGCCAGctgggcggcagcagcagcagcagcctggtgaCCCTGGGCACAGCCGCGGGAAGGCATGGAGCTCCGCTCCCAGGCACCGTCGCCTTTAAGAAGTGTGAAAGGCTGGCAGAGAAAGCCAGTGACATCATGGCAGCCTGCACGGTCCCCTGTAGGCTTTGCATATTATATATAGATGTTGGCTTTTGTtgtgtgggtttgttttgtttttaaaggcacaaGACCCTTCCTTGACAGAGCAAGGAAGTAAGCCCTTAAGACTATCGCCTCTTAACCGCAAAACCGGGGTTAGGGCTAGATCCTCTTTTAAGCCTTGCATCACAGAGAATCACCTATTGGTCATCGCTTATATATTAATACATCAGTAAGCAAGAGCACCATCGAGCACAGGAAACTTTGCCTTTGCTCAGTTTAGTCAGAAGTACTACTGCGAAGCGCTATACCATTCGTTAGAGGCGTCGATGTGGACACGGCTCAAACAGCAGGTGTGCTGCaacagcaaggaaggaaaagatgtcTTGAAACAGAGCCTTATCCTATGCGTATCCATGAAACCTACTTGCATATcaggtagctttttttttccctgggatcTGTCACTGGGAGCTGACATAAGCAATCCACACCTGTGCTCCTGGCAGTTCCTCACGCCACCTTGCCCTATGAATGCACTGGCGACGTGGCAGTCGGAGAGCAAACgtggagataaaaaaaaaaaaaaagtcagtctgGTGAAACAGCAGAGCAAACAAAGGAGAGACTTCACCCAGATGCAATAGCAACTGCCAGCCTGCATGAAAaacaggaggagggaggagagagtaatgcagaaaaacaggaagcatTTCCCTTCCCTGGGCATAAAGCAGCTCTCGTGCGCACAGGAAACTTTCCAAGCGAGAGTCAGGCAGTGCTAGAGAGCTGGCGAGAGGTTGTGCCGAGAGACAA
This genomic window from Cygnus olor isolate bCygOlo1 chromosome 1, bCygOlo1.pri.v2, whole genome shotgun sequence contains:
- the DENND11 gene encoding DENN domain-containing protein 11 isoform X2, translated to MVEWCLPQDIDLEGVEFKSMASGSHKIQSDFIYFRKGLCFGLACFANMPVESELERGARMKSVGILSPSYTLLYRYMHFLENQVRHQLEMPGHYSHLEAFYDDKKGVLPDGKGTATSQQPVHWLPSIHRYMYPEMKITHPAGCMSQFIKFFGEQILVLWKFALLRKRILIFSPPPVGVVCYRVYCCCCLANVSLPGLGGTVPESKPFFYVNVADIEMLETEVSYVACTTEKIFEEKRDLYDVYVDNQNVKTHHEHLQPLLKINNADKEKYRRLNDQRQMLMYSQEVGEDCSSCEEDLFILFFMEQNNRIFQTLMEVSASQDKTLTADHARGMGLDPQGDRSFLMDLLEVYGIDVMLVIDNPCCT
- the DENND11 gene encoding DENN domain-containing protein 11 isoform X1, with protein sequence MVERGDEAPLLFWAEGPAVGAPPAAADAGGGGGGGGGGGGRRLAGGWSAAPWGGAEAAGPPRAEEDPDQIVAVFVVTFDPRTGNMVEWCLPQDIDLEGVEFKSMASGSHKIQSDFIYFRKGLCFGLACFANMPVESELERGARMKSVGILSPSYTLLYRYMHFLENQVRHQLEMPGHYSHLEAFYDDKKGVLPDGKGTATSQQPVHWLPSIHRYMYPEMKITHPAGCMSQFIKFFGEQILVLWKFALLRKRILIFSPPPVGVVCYRVYCCCCLANVSLPGLGGTVPESKPFFYVNVADIEMLETEVSYVACTTEKIFEEKRDLYDVYVDNQNVKTHHEHLQPLLKINNADKEKYRRLNDQRQMLMYSQEVGEDCSSCEEDLFILFFMEQNNRIFQTLMEVSASQDKTLTADHARGMGLDPQGDRSFLMDLLEVYGIDVMLVIDNPCCT